TTACAGAAAGTTAAATGCAGCTACccggaaggaccattttccacTACCCTTCATCGATCAAATGCTCGAGCGATTAGCTGATAAGACTCATTATTGTTGTCTCGATGGATATTCAGGATTTTTCCAAATTCTGGTGGCCCTAGACGAATGCCGTTGGACTCTGTAATGCTTCAGCCACTTTTCAGAGATGTATGGTGAGCATATTCTCCGATTAtgttgagaaaatcattgaagtcTTCATTGATGATTTCACGGTGTACGGTAACTCTTTTAACGAATGTCTCGATAATCTTGCTAAGATATTACAAAGATGCCTAAaatttaatcttgttttaaattatgaaaaatgtcacttcatggttgacaaagggttaattttgggtgTAATAccctaaaattttctatagtaaggaaagtaagataatatatctgatatagtaaaataagaaaataaagtgctAAAAAGGGGTAAGTTATggcaatattgggaagtatattataacatattaattcaagaaaggattaaatcgcaaaagtgagaaaattttgttacccaagagtaaatactcaaaagttaaggggttaaagtgtaaatatgaaaaatttgaaggaccaatggtgtaaatattttaagggtggaataatctagaaactaagaaaaatggatggatgggaccaaattgaaaaaggtgaagaagtttgagggactaaatcacaattttaccaaattaagtggtGACTCaaagatggaattttaaaagatcattaggggcaaaatgatcaattagaagagagagaaatctagaagataatgatgatgttggagatattttagattaataaataaataaatattagtttattaatattttaatttgattttttaaatgatattatttattatttttaatttattcagtatatatatgtgtggaaaGAAGGATGAAAAGCCAGCCATTGCCCCTATTTTGCATGTattaacgtgagaagaagaggggaagaaagaaagctttgttttcttttcaatttggtcctttcaccaaaaatccaccattttcacttagaaatcaaaggaatttccatagccaccaagagataAAATTGACAAGGAGACTAttggagctagaatatcaagttagattcaagaaatagggGCTGAAGGAGAGAAAATCAAggtaaagattgaagtcaattaagcaaggtaagaacatcatgatttcaatatattttgagtttgatattattgaaaaagtatgagattgatattaatgtagggttttattatataaggttatatgttcttgatatgttagtgaagagaaaataagagaaagtgtagagaaatagtgtagagaaggaaaataagagtgttatagacttagtaatcaacattttacactaaaatagttttgaaacagcagcagtagtctgactttgaaaatatacaaaaatcgTATAAATTGatttagaggatgaaaaaatatgaaattaaagcttattgatctagtttctcatagaagaaagtGTAAGCAATGAATTGTAAATTTGAGATATAATAATTTTGAGATAAGTCAGAATAATTTCGtttcctgttctgacttggaaatcataaaaattgagaaaatattagagtcttaattatatgttaatattaaagagtctatttcaataaaaacaaacggtaacatcatttgaattctgtatgaagagataattaaattttagtgaagaacggtcggaactgtcagacagcagaacagggatgattttagagaataaactgtacttattggataaaccaaaaattcttaaaatttatggtaataagatagtgagtctagtttcatataaaattacaGATCTCAATTTGGATTTCTTTagcttgagatataaataatttagtgactatgactcaagtggacaccttgaatgaatataataaattgaaatatagatatattacatataagcatgttatatattaaggatgtggaatggagaggagaggaggaaaatatatgattactCAACTAgcatgaattttcattaaaaatggccaatTACATGTTTAGtccaggactaaattgaacaaatgtaaactttaagggtaaattttaaaatgtcaaaaagtgaccaatgcatgaaatgaattgttttattatttaaattacttaattgaatgaaatataatttagatcagattgggtggaaattcgaaaaaatagaaattttctaaatgtccctaaattttggtatttctgcaatttagcctgataagtcgtatgaactatatttgtataattttaattgaactgGATGCTATTTGGTAAGAacattatatatgtgtgtgttttatgttggaattgaattattattagtaatatgtataattatagatgttttgaaatgattatcgaaAACTCGATTGGGTTGAAAGCTTGTGGGAGATATATCATATTATCTATGGTTCTATCAGtaatttggatgatttgattttagttataatgacttgtatagttaaattggttaatgttaACTATAAATGTTCTgatttgattggttataaatatgaatgcttgatgaaatgaaatgtctgaaaattaattgtaaactccggtaatgctctataaccctattctggagaaggatacgggttaggggtgttacattgggtCATATAGTTCCTCAGAAAGTATTAAGGTCGATAAAGCAAAAACGGATATTATCAACTCATTACCTTACCCCACATCTGTGAGGAAATTCATTCGTTTCTTGGCCATACAGGATTACAGACGATTCATAAAAGACTTCTCGAATATCGCACACCGCTTTGCAGTCTGTACAGAAAGATAAGAATTTAAATTTGACTAGACTTGTAAAAGATGCATTTGACGTACTGAAGCAAAAATTGCCTCAGCCCCCATAGTGCAACCACCGAATTGGAACTTCCCGTTTGAaatcatgtgtgatgcaagtgatcgAAGTGTGGAGCTGTATTGGGCAAAGAATAGAGAAATAGCCTCATGTTATCTACTATGCTTCGAAACAATAGATGCGCCCAAGCAATTACACAACCACTGAGAAAGAATTATAGCTGTTGTGTTTGCTTTAGATAATTTAGATCTTACCTGTTGGAACTAAAGTGATTATTTTTCTGATCATGTagctttgaaatatttattttttctgatCATacagcttgaaatatttgataggCAAGAAGGAGGCAAAACCTCGACTAATAGGTGGATTCTACTTCTGCAGAATTTGATTTTGAAATCCGGGATAGAAGGGATGCGAAAACTTAGTAGCTGACCATTTGAGTCGATTACCGATTCCAGCAGATGACACACATTGAAAGACAACTTCCCAGATGAAAACCTATTTTAGCAAATGCGGTTCATCCTTGGTAAGCAGACATAGTAATTATCTCGTTACAGTATTATACCTTCAGAATTACCAAGGTCCAGAAAAGATAAGATTAAAAAGGATGCTCGATATTACATTTGGGACGATCCTTACCTATGGAAGCATTGCTCCGATCAGGTAATTCGACGGTGTGTAGCAGAAACAGAGGTACAGTCTATCTTAactttttgtcattcttatgcaTGTGGAGGACACTTTGGACCTAAACGCACCGCACATAAAATTCTCGAGTGTAGACTATTTGGCAAGTATATTTCGTGATGCATTCTTTTCTGTAAAACCTGTGAAAGATGCCAAAAATCGGTAATCTTAGCCGTCGAAATGAGATGCCCCTTACTCCCATCCATATTGTGAAATTTTGATGTGTGGGGCATCGATTTTATGGGTCATTTATTTCTTCTTTCGGTAATTTCTATGTACTCTTAGCTGTTGATTACGTTTCTAAGTGGATAGATGCAAAGGCTACCGCAATGATAATGCTATGACTGTGGTGACTTTCTTAAAAGTTCTATCTTTTTCAGGTATGGCACCCCACGAGCATTAATCAGCGACAGAGGAACTCATTTCTGCAATAAACTCGTAAGTGCATTTATGGAAAAATATGGAGTGACTCACGAATTGCCACTGCTTACCATCCACAAACAAACGGACAAGCTGAAGTGTCAAATCGAGAAATTAAATCCATATTGGAGAAGACTATTAAACCTAATAGAAAGGATTGGAGCTTGAGACTAAATGACGCACTTGGGCTTATAGGACAGCTTACAAGGATCAATAGGCATGTAACCTTTTCGACTTATTTTTGGTAAACCGTGTCATCTCCCGGTCGAATTAGAGCACAAAGCATTTTGGGCAGTTAAACAGTGTAATATGGAGATGGAGACCGCAGGAAGAGCTCGAAAGTTGGACATTCAGGAACTCGAGAAATTAGAAATGATGCATATGAAAGTGCTCGAGTTTATAAGAAAAGACGAAGGCATTCCACGATAAATGATCACTAGGAAGCAGTTTTCAATAGGGCAAAAAGTTCTCCTATACGACTCCACCTTAAAAATTTTCGCTGGTAAGCTTCGATCCAAATGGATAGGTCcattactattactaatttattcTCAAATGGTGCAGTGGAAATTCAAAGCGAATAAACCCGGAAGTGCTTTAAGGTGAATGGTCAACGACTGAAACCCTTTACGAGAATTCCAACGCAAATGGTTGAGGAGATTTTCTGAGGAACCTAGAATTGAATAACAGTCGTCAGCTAACGACGTTAAATAGAGCGTTGTTGGAGGCACCCAAACTTCTTTTCCTTTATGCaaataaatttttggttaaatgaaaatgaaatgcaGTCGAGGATTATCTGTCTAAGGAAGACTGTACTTAAGTATGTCCATTGTGATCACCTCTCTTCCTGGAACTTACTTTGCATTTTACGACTATTACAATCTCGtaatcttattattttaataatttattttgattatgcttactataatttaaaaaataaaatttttaattttttatgttattatttattttactattttatttattttattttattttattttttttattttgcaggAAAACATTCCAAGAAAATTAAATTCCACATGTCAACcacaaaattctttttatttcagcCAATGCCCACTCTCCACGACGTTGAATACATTGGgagtttctttttctctctttctcctacttatctttacttttattctttaaattacaTTGGGACAATGTAAAATAAGTAGGGGAGGGAAACATAAATTGGTTCTAATTTGTTTATCTGTCATCGCTATTTTTGCATTTTTTGGTAAAAGgtaaaattattcttttaaattggATGGTACACTTATGGTTGACTTATTTAGCTATTTAATTCTTTACACATGAAACTTTTCAATAACCTAGACTTAGTGGGTAAGAAATTTTTGGGAATTATAAGTTTGCTTGACTGTCTACTTTTTATCAtatgtcaaatttttgaatgcaaaaaaaacaaaaaatatgaatataataCTCCTCTAATACGAATGTTAAGAGTGAAAATTTGGGGTTGTACATCGAGCGATAACCGGAACGCTTGGGTTGCCATTACATCTCGCGTAAAAACATTCATGTGGCTGCCCAATTTCTTTGCACTCACTCTGCTAATAAGTTATCATGAGTAGGGCGAAATAACCCGCTTAGAGACGTCCGAATTGAGTAACTGGAACATGGTGCTTGTTGTCATCATGTCTCGCGTCAAAAAATTCGAAAATGCCCTaagtacaaaaaataataaaatgaaaggtAAGCCTATCAAGCTCTCATAAATTCTGAAATATATTTACTTACTTATTAGGCTAGGTTATTTGAGATGTTAATGTTCTttgattaaattgttgaattgtgcaATCTATGAGGGTCAAGtcctattttggagaaaatttttccttttgcAAAACATACAAAATGCTCGACTAGCATAAGCAAGTAGGGGGATtttaaatgctaaagttacatattttatgtaattaatttggttaatttatgagaatgcaccactaattttgccatatttattgaattttgtgcaggaataaaatttggggctaaatagaagaaaaagaaacaattgggccaaattgaagaaagaagcaaagaaggagggccaaagtagaatttttccaatattaattagctgaaaattttgttgacttagtgggggagattattttggatttattttattatgggatatttttccttaatttcctaTGACTAGTTGACTCCTAATTTAGTAAATCCCCTAGTATCAATAGAGCTTGTATTGTTCATTAATTCATCAATCAAAAATATTAAGTTCTTGTCTTTCTatacattctctcttttctcacgTAGCATTTGTTGTTTCTTTAGCTTCCTTtccttcaatttttaatttccagTAGCTAATCACCAAAATCAAGCATTTGcaattcctttttcaattttCCAAATAGTCAACCACCCCACTTTAATATATTCCAACCCCCATGCTCAATCACATCACCCATCTTTTCACCTTTTTctaccttatttaatttatcaaataccaacaNNNNNNNNNNNNNNNNNNNNNNNNNNNNNNNNNNNNNNNNNNNNNNNNNNNNNNNNNNNNNNNNNNNNNNNNNNNNNNNNNNNNNNNNNNNNNNNNNNNNNNNNNNNNNNNNNNNNNNNNNNNNNNNNNNNNNNNNNNNNNNNNNNNNNNNNNNNNNNNNNNNNNNNNNNNNNNNNNNNNNNNNNNNNNNNNNNNNNNNNNNNNNNNNNNNNNNNNNNNNNNNNNNNNNNNNNNNNNNNNNNNNNNNNNNNNNNNNNNNNNNNNNNNNNNNNNNNNNNNNNNNNNNNNNNNNNNNNNNNNNNNNNNNNNNNNNNNNNNNNNNNNNNNNNNNNNNNNNNNNNNNNNNNNNNNNNNNNNNNNNNNNNNNNNNNNNNNNNNNNNNNNNNNNNNNNNNNNNNNNNNNNNNNNNNNNNNNNNNNNNNNNNNNNNNNNNNNNNNNNNNNNNNNNNNNNNNNNNNNNNNNNNNNNNNNNNNNNNNNNNNNNNNNNNNNNNNNNNNNNTAAACAGCCATGAAAACAAATCAAGTTGGCTATTCATGATTCTAGCTCAGTTTGAATTACACCAGAACATCTCACAAACCAAACTAAGATTTAAAAGTAAATccaatatttatcatttattctaCACTCATGTTTAAGGGACTTCCACGCCATCATGTGAAACAAATTAATCTTATGAACATCAAAAagtaaaaatgtataataaagCAAATCAATTTCTCTCGGATCATGGCCATGgccatcacaaaaaaaaaaaatgtagGCATGAAATTAAAAGCATTGGTGCCTAAGCATCTCCTTTCCTCCCATTCCAGGCTTGGTAACATAAACACCAGGTTTCTCCACTACATGAGCAAAGTCATAGAAACCTAGAGTATTGTATAGAGCACAGTGCCTGCTTCCTCTACGTAAATTCTGGGTAATACACATTTCAAATTCAGACAGTGACATGACACTGTTAAATGCCAATATTCAGGATCTTTAAGATCCACATAGATTTCTTCAGTGTTCCAGGAAGCTTAAGATTATATGTGGTCCAATTGGTTTAGTCTTGCCATACTGTAAAGCCAATTAGCAAAGTTTTTCTAATGTAAAAATCTAATAGGCGGTTACAATAAATCAAGCATGTCATGTTAGCTCCAAGGACGTTTCCTTCAACCCAGGAGACTAGTTAGAGAAGCTCTTTGCTCTATGGAACTGTGCAGGAAGGCCCACCAACCCGCACGATAAGGTTATGGACAGCAAGGCTAAGCAAAGTAGACCATGTCAGGGCAGCCAGAGAACCCAAGAGCAGTCTTAGCATACACAATGAATCAAAAGCAACTCCTAGAGAAAAAATATGATGCTGTTGTTAAAACTCAGCTTTGTTGAGGAGATTAAGGCAAAGGCTATCACAATCATCCACCATTTACTCATGGGGAAGAGGCAGAGGTTGGCAGCTGAACAGGTGGAATAGCAGATCTGCTCTGTAGTTAGGGTATCTTGGATGATCTTTTCAAAGTCAATGCACAATTGCTTAGTTTGGAGAGAGCTTGACTTCTATTAATGGAAAGTAAACTCAGAGGAGTCAAGGAGAAAAGGAAAGATGGAAGCCATCGCCATGGGGAGAGGAGAAAAACAGAACTCTCCTGCTTCCTGCTCAGGAGGAAAATGGAACTTACTATGGAAGAAGACAGGATTATGCGTATCtaataaaataaagcaaaagGTAAGGTTCTTTAAATAATAGAAtgtgtttttttctttaatttaaatttaagacgTACATAGATTTGCTTGTTCTCGAACCATCTTCTTTTggctttttttcctttctttctttagtATTCCGGAGTTCTCTCTTCTTGAGAGTGGTAGATCTTGTTACTTAACCATCAAATATTGAATTACAATCTTCATTTTTGTAGGGTGATGATTTAATGATCTAAGGCTAAGAACATTACAAAGTTCACGACATAAATAGATAATAGTAGACgttaaaaataaacaatgtagTAGTAATACTAATATATAGAGAGATATCAACTCCTACCAGTTCTAAAATCTAGAAAGGCATAGAAGCTCTAACACGTGataattaatactaataattGAAAACGACATTGTAAATTGTATACACCAAAATTGGAAACAGAAATGGCAGAAACAGAAGAGGGCACTCACCTGTACTTGAAGCTGAAGTTGTTTAAATACTCGATCGCCTCGTCAAGCATAGAAGCTTTATCCGTCTATCACTCCAAAAACGatccaaatcatcaatttgaaaaaaaaaaaagttttttttctttggttGTCGAAGTTTACAAGTACCTTGTTAGAGTTCGGGATTAGATTCTGTAAAGCTTTCATTTTCTCATTAATCCGACTCCTCCTCCTCTGccaaacaaaaacaatcaaatatgttatagattttcaatttcttttcaaaGTAAAATGGTTAAGAAAGTCAAACCTTTTCCGATAAATTATGGACTTCGGCTGCTCTGCTGCGCTTCGATGAACTCCGTGGCCGTTCTTGATTTGATGGCACCTCCGATGCGTCCGGAACCTTCTAGATTAAAATTAATCTTAATCTAAAACTTCACAATTGGAGAAAAAAATCTAAATCTTTCACAGGAGAAGATTTTGAAACTTTAAGAATATTATTTCAAATTGTTTTACCTCGCTGTCATAACTGAAATCGCAGGCAGAAGATAACGCATTGTCAGCGCTATCTTTAACGTTAGCTCCAAAATACGTTTCAGGATCAGAGATATTGACCAGGCTCTGATTCGATTCGAACAGCCAATCCGCCGAGCCGGTACCGATCCATAACCGGAATTCCCATCCCCGCGCCGGAGTTAGCAGCCGGCGTTGAAATTCCCGGCACTTGAGAAGGAAAAGAGTGAATGTTCTTGCCCTTGAATTGCATGCACGAAGATGATGAAGATGACGAAGAAGAGGAATTGTGAAGGAGCTGGTTAAGGATAGTGGAAATTTCTTCAGTTTCCGGATTCGAATAAGGAGAACCACCGTACAGATCCGCCATGAAAACGAGTCAGAGAAGAAATTAAATAGAATCTAAACGCAAGAATAAGAAAGAGGAAACGTTTTCTGATCCACTTactcttcctttcttttcttcttcttttttttttttttgtttgttttatctTTTTCTGTGCTGATTTTGTTTGGATCTTTTCgttattgtttttttcttttttcccaaaaagaaaaaggaaaataatatatgaaattctGAAGATGATGATTACTGAATAACAGAGTCTGGAGCTTTAGCTTTTATTCCCAAAGTTGCATAATCAAAATTCGGATTAATCTCCCGCCCTAATTAAAACGGACcgtcaatatttttattattttcttttagggtcctcctttttatatttatttcgaaTTCacacaaaatttcacaatttcaatttTGTCCCCCCTTTGCAACTGCTCATATTggaatttttagttgtttttatccCATTTTTTAACCAAATTCATGGGTTTCTATCTACAGCAAATAATCTAAGTTGATTCTCTGTGTTTGTCAAGATTTGATCATTTAAGATTCCTAAATTCCACGAATCTTAAGACAACAAGAGCAATTGTTTCATATTTAAATTGTGATATTCTATTTACAGGAAAAAGAATCACGTGACATAAGTTGATTACTTTTAGAACTTGCGAGAACTAATCATTTCCACtctcaaatccataaaaatttgCACGTTGAGACAATCTAACAAGTTTCTTAATACAGTCAATGCTTTTTTAATGTTCAATGAAGAACAAAACACAGAGAAGTCTTTGGATTATTCATGCATTGatattgtaataaaaaaatcTCTACAATTACGGCTATGatgttaatatgttttttttttttttttttattttcatgtctCTTTATATTATTGTTCTAAATATTTTGAAGTTAAATATGCATTCTCCATCTTAGCATTCATACATACTTGGTGTTGACATGTgtcttttaatatttaaaaaattaaaaatataaaaaaaatacaaggtaAAATTATTATGCGTTTTTAATTTTACCTTCAAGTGCCTAAAATAATTATCCTTATAAAGCCttagattattaaaaaataaacacaaattaaaataaagtaattatttaattcatgtttttgaattttttaaattccaCAAGTATGTTGAGAGTATGATAAGTGTCAATTCAGAAGCGGATTTAGGAGTTGGCAGGGCCCCgcccttaaaatggaaaattatacTTGGATTcccttaaaagtaaaaaattttgatttaatcttttaaaaattacaaagatatagacaatttaatttcggcccctaAAACTTTTTCTGACTTTGCCCTggtcacatttatttatttatatacattttttactATACCCTATGACACATTTGTCAAACTTTCAACCCATTTGTggagtttaaaaatatattaattataaatgagATAAATCGCAAAACTACATATAAACTTGATTCAATGTGCAAttaatacatgaactttgatttggtgcaaCTATATACATTTTTGTGTTGTGATTCAAATGAATTATAATTTGAGTTTGATACacaattaaagaaataaatacataatttttatattaggtaaatataattatttgtgtataccATATATAATTGCtttagtaaattgtgaaaattgaatcaatcaaatcaaatttcatatataaattagacaaaatcataattcatgtatactatatatttaatcaaatttcatatacagTTTTGAGTTTTATtcctttataaataataaaaatttaatatattaaggTCGAGGGTTGGAAATGATATTAAGGAACATTCAAGGGGCGTCGGTGTAACTAATGTAATCCGCGTTGATACTTTAAAAACAGGTaggagaggaagaagaagaaagaaaaggaaaaaaaaaaaagtcaaagggACAGTTTCAGCCTTCACTGTCTTATCCAACCTAAACGTCAGCTTGGCCTGAAAACAGCATTAATTAAAAAAGGACTTACCCAATCCTGCAATTCCCGAGGCTCATTATTTTGGTTGCGTGTTCGAAACAAGATGATCTGTCACAAATCAAAACCATGGGATTACAGATAGATTACTCCCCTTTTTCTTTCATTACCATCACCTAAAAGCTACAAATTTGCAGAGTTTGGTGGTTGCTCTGGCAAAAGATTCTTTCACTCTACCATGCCTATGCCTTTCAAAG
The genomic region above belongs to Gossypium hirsutum isolate 1008001.06 chromosome D05, Gossypium_hirsutum_v2.1, whole genome shotgun sequence and contains:
- the LOC121217104 gene encoding transcription factor SPATULA-like, translating into MADLYGGSPYSNPETEEISTILNQLLHNSSSSSSSSSSCMQFKGKNIHSFPSQVPGISTPAANSGAGMGIPSLVNISDPETYFGANVKDSADNALSSACDFSYDSEVPDASEVPSNQERPRSSSKRSRAAEVHNLSEKRRRSRINEKMKALQNLIPNSNKTDKASMLDEAIEYLNNFSFKYR